In the Flavobacterium sp. J372 genome, one interval contains:
- a CDS encoding pyruvate dehydrogenase complex E1 component subunit beta, with protein sequence MRTIQFREAICEAMSEEMRRDETIYLMGEEVAEYNGAYKASKGMLDEFGPKRVIDTPIAELGFAGIAVGSAMNGNRPIVEFMTFNFSLVGIDQIINNAAKMRQMSAGQFSMPMVFRGPTASAGQLAATHSQAFENWYANTPGLKVVVPSNPYDAKGLLKSAIRDNDPVIFMESEQMYGDKGEVPDGEYTIPLGVADVKREGKDVTIVSFGKIIKEAFIAADELEKDGISCEIIDLRTVRPMDHNTILESVKKTNRLVVLEEAWPFASVASEITYIVQERAFDYLDASIQRITTADTPAPYSPNLLKEWLPNAGDVVKAVKKVMYK encoded by the coding sequence ATGAGGACCATACAATTCAGGGAAGCGATTTGCGAAGCGATGAGCGAAGAGATGCGCCGTGACGAAACGATATACTTAATGGGCGAGGAGGTTGCCGAATATAACGGAGCTTATAAAGCCTCTAAAGGAATGCTTGATGAATTTGGTCCGAAGCGGGTTATAGATACACCTATTGCCGAGCTTGGTTTTGCAGGTATCGCGGTAGGCAGCGCCATGAATGGCAACAGGCCAATTGTGGAATTTATGACCTTCAACTTCTCTCTTGTAGGTATTGACCAGATAATCAACAACGCTGCTAAAATGCGCCAGATGTCGGCAGGGCAGTTCAGTATGCCGATGGTATTCCGCGGGCCTACAGCTTCAGCAGGGCAGCTTGCTGCAACGCACTCTCAGGCTTTTGAAAACTGGTATGCCAACACGCCGGGGCTTAAGGTAGTTGTACCATCAAACCCTTACGATGCAAAAGGATTATTGAAGTCGGCAATCCGTGATAATGACCCGGTAATCTTCATGGAATCGGAGCAGATGTATGGCGACAAAGGCGAAGTGCCTGATGGAGAATACACTATTCCGCTTGGCGTGGCTGATGTGAAGCGTGAAGGTAAAGATGTGACAATCGTATCTTTCGGTAAAATCATCAAAGAAGCTTTCATTGCTGCTGACGAGCTTGAAAAAGACGGAATCAGCTGCGAAATCATCGACCTGCGTACCGTTCGCCCTATGGATCATAACACCATTCTTGAATCGGTTAAAAAAACCAACAGGCTGGTAGTTCTTGAAGAGGCTTGGCCGTTTGCCAGCGTTGCTTCAGAGATAACATACATTGTTCAGGAGCGTGCGTTTGATTACCTTGATGCATCTATCCAGAGGATAACAACAGCTGATACGCCAGCCCCATATTCGCCTAACCTTTTGAAGGAATGGCTTCCTAACGCTGGTGATGTTGTTAAGGCTGTCAAAAAAGTTATGTACAAGTAA
- a CDS encoding DUF5686 and carboxypeptidase-like regulatory domain-containing protein: MKKIFIVACLLLLTVSAAFAQTKVSGIVLDDTATPVPYANVYFKGTTEGVITDENGKFYLESKESRSTLVVNFVGYPVKEVPLEKSVNYDLKISLGAGQMLKEVQVYGGKTSKKNNPAIDILRKIWERRRKNGLYMFDQYQYEKYEKVEFDMNSIDSTMMQSKLFKGMEFIFKYVDTSNVTGKTYLPIFINESLGEVYGDNTTNSKKEITKANKNSGFSNNQQIIAFIKDLYADYDIYDNYLKLFDKDFVSPLSRTGINVYNYVLADSSYIDNKWCYNIVFYPRRKNELTFKGSFWVNDTTYAIKKIDMSVSRNANINWVKDIYIEQEFEVLNDSVFLLTRDHMMTDFALNKREKSKGVYGKRTTLARNHQFNIQKPQDFYRQDVNRNDEAIYQKGDEYWAQNRFEKLNKDEAGIYKMLDTLKTVPRFRRYYDIVATLGSGYYQIGDFDYGPIFSTVGYNDVEGLRLRTGGRTYFSQNDPWRIEGYTAYGFKDNRFKYGISGKWMVNEKNRIILAVGNRRDVEQIGVSLTATNDVLGRSFASSAIFASGDNSKLTDINFTTFSAEIEPVKHLVFRTSFSYRTLKSASPNTFSLDYYLDPNDHSKGTNGFTRQYEYGFLIDYTPFRRTIGYGVERSDVDYNYARIFLNFTQGIKGILESDFEYQKLQFYYKQPVLVGGFGRLFTTLEAGKIFGDVPLGLMGIVPGNQSYFIIENTYNLMDYYEFVADEYVSLHFEHNFNGRLFSRIPGLRDLNLREIVGIKGVYGTVSEGNIRLNASNIVYRAPEDVYWEYHAGIGNIFKVFRIDFAWRGSYLDLPGANRFAVKGVFGFHF, from the coding sequence ATGAAAAAGATTTTTATTGTTGCCTGCCTTTTGCTGCTTACTGTAAGCGCTGCTTTTGCGCAGACCAAAGTGAGCGGTATTGTGCTTGATGATACTGCCACCCCGGTACCTTATGCCAACGTTTATTTTAAAGGGACAACTGAAGGGGTTATTACTGACGAGAACGGAAAGTTTTACCTTGAGTCAAAAGAAAGCCGCAGTACACTAGTGGTAAATTTTGTAGGTTATCCGGTAAAGGAAGTACCGTTGGAAAAGTCTGTAAACTATGACCTGAAAATATCTCTTGGAGCCGGCCAAATGCTTAAAGAAGTACAGGTTTATGGCGGTAAAACGTCCAAGAAAAATAATCCTGCAATAGATATTCTGCGAAAGATATGGGAACGCCGCCGCAAAAATGGCTTGTACATGTTTGACCAGTACCAGTATGAAAAATACGAGAAAGTAGAATTTGATATGAACAGCATTGACAGTACCATGATGCAGAGCAAGCTGTTTAAGGGTATGGAGTTTATTTTCAAATACGTTGATACATCAAACGTTACGGGTAAAACTTACCTGCCAATCTTCATCAATGAAAGTCTTGGAGAAGTGTACGGCGATAATACTACTAACAGCAAAAAGGAGATAACCAAAGCCAATAAAAATTCAGGCTTTAGCAACAACCAGCAGATAATTGCATTTATAAAAGACCTTTACGCTGATTACGATATCTACGACAATTACTTAAAGCTTTTTGATAAAGATTTTGTGAGTCCGCTGTCACGCACAGGTATTAATGTATATAATTATGTACTGGCCGATAGCAGCTATATCGATAATAAATGGTGCTACAACATAGTTTTCTACCCCAGGCGGAAGAATGAACTTACTTTCAAAGGTAGCTTCTGGGTGAATGATACTACTTATGCAATCAAGAAAATCGATATGTCGGTTAGCAGAAACGCCAACATCAACTGGGTGAAAGATATCTACATAGAGCAGGAATTTGAGGTGCTGAACGATTCGGTCTTTCTTCTGACACGTGATCACATGATGACTGATTTTGCCCTGAACAAACGGGAAAAATCAAAAGGAGTATATGGCAAGCGTACTACCCTGGCACGTAATCACCAGTTCAACATACAAAAACCCCAGGATTTTTATCGGCAGGATGTAAACCGCAATGACGAAGCTATTTATCAAAAAGGCGATGAGTATTGGGCACAAAACCGGTTTGAAAAGCTAAACAAAGATGAGGCCGGTATTTATAAGATGCTCGACACGCTTAAGACCGTTCCGCGCTTCAGGCGATATTATGATATTGTGGCTACGTTAGGCAGCGGCTACTACCAGATTGGCGATTTTGACTATGGGCCAATATTCTCAACGGTCGGGTACAATGATGTAGAAGGCCTCAGGCTGCGTACCGGCGGGCGGACATATTTCAGCCAGAACGACCCTTGGCGAATTGAGGGCTACACTGCTTACGGATTTAAAGACAATCGCTTTAAATACGGTATCAGCGGTAAATGGATGGTGAATGAGAAAAACCGCATTATCCTGGCTGTGGGTAACAGGCGCGATGTAGAGCAGATAGGGGTGAGCCTCACAGCAACTAATGATGTCTTAGGGCGAAGCTTTGCATCTTCTGCCATATTTGCCAGCGGAGACAACAGCAAGCTTACAGATATTAATTTTACGACATTTTCAGCTGAGATTGAGCCGGTGAAACATCTTGTATTCCGTACAAGCTTTTCATACAGGACATTGAAGTCAGCATCGCCAAATACCTTCAGCCTTGATTATTATCTAGATCCCAATGACCATTCAAAAGGTACAAATGGCTTTACAAGGCAGTATGAATATGGATTCCTGATTGATTATACGCCTTTCCGGAGGACAATTGGCTATGGTGTTGAACGAAGCGATGTAGATTACAATTATGCCCGCATATTCCTTAATTTCACCCAGGGGATTAAAGGTATTCTTGAGAGTGATTTTGAATATCAGAAACTGCAGTTTTACTACAAGCAGCCGGTGTTGGTGGGTGGCTTCGGCCGACTATTCACTACACTAGAAGCCGGTAAGATTTTTGGCGATGTGCCGCTTGGGCTTATGGGTATTGTGCCGGGCAACCAGTCGTATTTCATCATTGAAAATACCTACAACCTCATGGACTACTATGAATTTGTGGCAGATGAATATGTTTCTCTGCATTTTGAGCACAACTTCAACGGCAGGCTATTCTCAAGGATTCCGGGACTTCGCGACCTTAACCTCCGTGAGATTGTAGGTATAAAAGGCGTATACGGAACTGTAAGTGAAGGTAATATAAGGCTTAATGCTTCAAATATTGTGTACCGCGCACCTGAAGATGTGTATTGGGAATACCATGCCGGTATCGGTAATATATTCAAGGTATTCCGCATAGATTTTGCATGGCGTGGCAGCTATCTTGACCTGCCGGGAGCCAACAGGTTTGCGGTGAAAGGGGTTTTCGGCTTCCACTTCTAA
- a CDS encoding DNA-3-methyladenine glycosylase produces the protein MEEHVQILVEADERFAQIVAEYGMPSFPSRPEGFESMVRTILEQQVSLNSARAVYYKLKEAALELTAENILQLSDEVIRACGITRQKTIYIKALAQAIVHGDVGFERYKTMHPDDVRQELIKVKGIGNWTIDVYLMFSLRSPDILPLGDIGILASIKDLWGLTTMADILELTKTWSPYRTAAAFLLWHYYLEKRGRKFPH, from the coding sequence ATGGAAGAGCATGTGCAAATACTTGTTGAGGCAGACGAGCGATTTGCACAAATTGTAGCTGAATACGGTATGCCCTCTTTTCCGTCCCGGCCTGAAGGTTTTGAGAGTATGGTGCGTACAATACTGGAGCAGCAGGTTTCACTTAATTCAGCCCGCGCCGTATATTACAAGCTGAAAGAAGCGGCGTTGGAGCTAACTGCCGAAAACATACTACAGCTTTCTGACGAAGTAATACGCGCCTGCGGAATCACGAGGCAAAAGACTATTTATATAAAGGCTCTTGCTCAGGCAATTGTTCATGGTGATGTCGGTTTTGAAAGATATAAAACCATGCATCCTGATGATGTTCGCCAGGAACTGATTAAGGTCAAAGGCATTGGCAACTGGACGATAGATGTGTACCTGATGTTTAGCCTTCGCTCTCCGGATATATTGCCTTTGGGAGATATCGGTATACTGGCATCCATTAAAGATTTATGGGGATTAACAACGATGGCCGATATTCTTGAGCTTACCAAAACATGGTCTCCCTACCGAACAGCCGCTGCATTTTTACTATGGCATTACTACCTTGAAAAGCGTGGGCGAAAATTCCCGCATTAA
- a CDS encoding sodium-translocating pyrophosphatase, translated as MDSIMIYVPAAMALLGLLFMAAKRSWVLKQDAGDGKMKEISDYIYEGALAFLKAEYRLLAIFVVVASIALAAIAYIVPTTDMLIIVAFIFGAIFSALAGNMGMKIATKTNVRTTQAARSSLPQALKVSFGGGTVMGLGVAGLAVLGLTAFFIFFFHYFMGGVWTNTMDMTIVLETLAGFSLGAESIALFARVGGGIYTKAADVGADLVGKVEAGIPEDDPRNPATIADNVGDNVGDVAGMGADLFGSYVATVLAAMVLGNYVIKDMGGSINDAFGGIGPILLPMAIAGFGILFSIIGTMLVRIKDNNAKEAQVQGALNIGNWVSIILVAVSCFFLVDYMLPDVMQMTFYGEGTMEISSMRVFYATLVGLVVGGVISSVTEYYTGLGKKPILAIVQKSSTGAGTNIIAGLATGMVSTFPTILLFAGAIWASYAFAGFYGVALAASAMMATTAMQLAIDAFGPISDNAGGIAEMSELPKEVRTRTDILDSVGNTTAATGKGFAIASAALTSLALFAAYVTFTGIDGINIFKAPVLAMLFIGGMVPVVFSALAMNSVGKAAMDMVYEVRRQFREIPGIMEGTGKPQYGKCVEISTKAALREMMLPGILTIGFPIAIVLIGMLIYPEDYQLVAEMLGGYMAGVTVSGVLWAVFQNNAGGAWDNAKKSFEAGVMINGEMTYKGSDAHKAAVTGDTVGDPFKDTSGPSMNILIKLTCLIGLVIAPILGGHSAETTATGVSSVQTVVVDEEGKPVVTAQESSREVTIDKQTMADGKVRATVHIVSVSNDDEVTHDEKVFEGTEAEVNSQIDAFRKEK; from the coding sequence ATGGATTCAATTATGATTTATGTACCTGCTGCCATGGCGCTGCTGGGGCTGCTGTTTATGGCCGCAAAGCGCTCATGGGTGTTAAAGCAGGATGCAGGGGATGGCAAGATGAAAGAAATCTCAGATTACATCTATGAAGGGGCGCTGGCTTTCCTGAAGGCAGAATACAGGCTCCTTGCTATCTTTGTAGTAGTGGCGAGTATTGCCCTGGCAGCCATTGCTTACATTGTGCCGACAACTGATATGCTTATTATTGTGGCATTCATTTTCGGGGCGATATTCTCTGCGCTGGCAGGTAATATGGGCATGAAAATAGCCACCAAAACAAACGTAAGGACAACTCAGGCAGCGCGCAGCAGCCTTCCGCAGGCACTTAAGGTATCTTTTGGCGGAGGTACCGTAATGGGTCTTGGTGTTGCAGGCCTTGCAGTACTTGGGCTTACAGCATTCTTTATATTTTTCTTCCATTATTTCATGGGTGGTGTCTGGACGAACACCATGGATATGACCATAGTTCTTGAAACCCTTGCGGGCTTTTCGCTTGGCGCTGAGTCTATTGCGCTTTTTGCCCGTGTAGGTGGCGGTATCTATACAAAGGCAGCTGACGTTGGCGCTGACCTTGTAGGTAAAGTAGAAGCAGGAATCCCTGAAGATGACCCGCGTAACCCGGCTACAATTGCTGATAACGTAGGCGATAACGTAGGTGATGTAGCAGGTATGGGAGCCGACCTTTTCGGCTCATATGTAGCAACGGTGCTTGCGGCGATGGTGCTTGGTAACTACGTAATTAAAGACATGGGCGGAAGCATTAATGATGCATTCGGCGGTATCGGCCCTATATTATTGCCTATGGCTATTGCAGGTTTCGGTATTTTGTTCTCGATAATCGGTACAATGCTGGTTCGCATTAAAGATAATAACGCCAAAGAAGCCCAGGTACAGGGCGCGCTAAACATAGGTAACTGGGTGTCTATCATACTGGTAGCCGTTTCATGTTTTTTCCTGGTTGACTACATGCTGCCTGACGTAATGCAAATGACATTCTATGGCGAAGGCACTATGGAAATTTCATCAATGAGGGTATTCTACGCAACGCTTGTTGGCCTTGTTGTTGGCGGCGTTATCTCTTCAGTAACAGAATATTACACTGGCTTGGGTAAAAAGCCGATCCTCGCTATCGTACAAAAATCAAGCACAGGCGCCGGTACCAACATTATTGCAGGGCTTGCAACGGGCATGGTTTCAACGTTCCCTACGATATTGCTTTTTGCAGGTGCAATATGGGCATCTTACGCATTTGCAGGATTTTACGGTGTTGCGCTTGCAGCTTCGGCCATGATGGCAACTACGGCAATGCAGCTGGCCATCGATGCTTTCGGACCAATTTCAGATAACGCGGGTGGTATCGCAGAAATGAGCGAACTACCTAAAGAAGTGCGTACCCGTACCGACATTTTAGACTCGGTGGGTAACACCACAGCGGCTACAGGTAAAGGCTTTGCCATTGCTTCGGCTGCACTTACATCGCTGGCACTTTTCGCGGCATACGTAACGTTTACGGGCATTGACGGTATAAACATCTTCAAGGCTCCGGTACTGGCAATGCTATTTATAGGCGGTATGGTGCCGGTAGTATTTTCGGCATTGGCAATGAATTCGGTAGGTAAAGCGGCGATGGATATGGTGTATGAAGTGCGCCGCCAGTTCCGAGAAATTCCGGGAATTATGGAAGGTACAGGCAAGCCGCAGTATGGCAAATGTGTTGAAATTTCAACCAAAGCCGCACTTCGTGAAATGATGCTGCCTGGAATACTTACAATCGGCTTCCCAATCGCAATCGTATTGATAGGAATGCTTATTTATCCTGAAGACTATCAGCTTGTTGCAGAGATGCTTGGGGGCTATATGGCAGGTGTAACGGTATCGGGTGTGCTTTGGGCTGTGTTCCAGAATAACGCCGGTGGTGCATGGGACAACGCTAAAAAATCGTTCGAGGCAGGTGTAATGATTAATGGCGAGATGACATACAAGGGCTCAGACGCGCATAAAGCCGCTGTAACAGGCGATACGGTGGGTGACCCGTTCAAAGACACCTCAGGCCCGTCAATGAACATCCTGATTAAGCTAACATGCCTTATCGGGCTTGTAATCGCACCAATATTGGGCGGACACAGTGCTGAAACAACGGCAACAGGCGTTAGTTCAGTTCAGACGGTTGTAGTTGATGAAGAGGGTAAACCTGTAGTAACAGCTCAGGAATCAAGCCGTGAGGTTACAATTGACAAGCAAACGATGGCTGACGGAAAGGTGAGGGCTACAGTGCATATCGTATCTGTATCTAACGATGACGAGGTGACTCATGATGAAAAAGTTTTTGAAGGCACCGAAGCTGAAGTGAACTCGCAAATAGATGCGTTCAGGAAAGAGAAGTAG
- a CDS encoding inorganic diphosphatase — translation MTKAKLQSFDVLIEIPKGSRNKYEYDFRLKKIRYDRMLFSSMMYPADYGFIPETLALDGDPLDVLVLVTEPTFPGCVMEVKPIGVFHMADEKGPDEKIVCVPVSDPVWNKLQDLSDMNPHLLKEIEHFFQVYKDLEQKKVDVEGWGDVNEAHAIIDECIARFASMENKPAGLFSIS, via the coding sequence ATGACGAAAGCAAAATTACAATCTTTCGATGTTCTTATCGAAATACCGAAGGGAAGCAGGAACAAATATGAATATGATTTCAGGCTGAAGAAAATCCGTTATGACAGGATGCTTTTCTCAAGCATGATGTACCCTGCAGATTACGGTTTTATACCTGAAACACTGGCGCTTGACGGTGACCCGCTTGATGTTCTTGTGCTTGTAACTGAGCCTACTTTCCCGGGTTGTGTAATGGAGGTTAAGCCAATAGGCGTTTTCCACATGGCAGATGAAAAAGGCCCGGATGAGAAAATTGTATGTGTGCCGGTAAGCGACCCTGTTTGGAACAAGCTTCAGGACCTAAGCGATATGAACCCGCACCTTTTGAAGGAAATTGAGCACTTTTTCCAGGTATACAAAGACCTTGAGCAAAAGAAAGTTGATGTTGAAGGATGGGGAGACGTGAATGAAGCCCATGCCATTATTGACGAATGTATTGCACGTTTCGCTTCAATGGAAAACAAGCCTGCTGGGCTTTTTAGCATAAGCTAA